Proteins from a single region of Apium graveolens cultivar Ventura chromosome 7, ASM990537v1, whole genome shotgun sequence:
- the LOC141670536 gene encoding uncharacterized protein LOC141670536 isoform X2, with the protein MRAVVQRVASASVEVEGRTVSSIGPGLLVLVGIHDSDVDSDADYICRKVLNMRLFPNDTAGKSWDRNVMQMNYEVLLVSQFTLYGILKGNKPDFHLAMSPGRAKPFYNSVVERFGKAYRTDAVKDGIFGAMMKVNLVNDGPVTMHLDSSQSSKS; encoded by the exons ATGAGGGCCGTCGTTCAACGAGTTGCTTCGGCCAGCGTGGAG GTGGAGGGGCGCACAGTATCATCAATCGGACCTGGCCTTCTCGTACTCGTCGGCATTCACGACTCCGACGTTGACTCTGATGCTGACTATAT ATGTCGTAAGGTGTTGAACATGAGATTGTTCCCTAATGACACAGCTGGAAAATCTTGGGATCGAAAT GTTATGCAAATGAATTATGAAGTTCTTTTAG TTAGTCAGTTTACATTATATGGGATACTCAAAGGAAACAAACCGGATTTTCATCTTGCGATGTCGCCCGGTAGAGCCAAACCTTTTTATAATTCAGTGGTTGAAAGGTTTGGGAAAGCTTACAGAACTGATGCAGTTAAAG ATGGTATATTTGGAGCAATGATGAAG GTTAACCTGGTCAATGATGGTCCAGTTACAATGCATCTTGATTCCTCTCAATCGTCCAA GTCGTAA
- the LOC141670536 gene encoding uncharacterized protein LOC141670536 isoform X1: MRAVVQRVASASVEVEGRTVSSIGPGLLVLVGIHDSDVDSDADYICRKVLNMRLFPNDTAGKSWDRNVMQMNYEVLLVSQFTLYGILKGNKPDFHLAMSPGRAKPFYNSVVERFGKAYRTDAVKDGIFGAMMKVNLVNDGPVTMHLDSSQSSKNGNNEAARARQETS; encoded by the exons ATGAGGGCCGTCGTTCAACGAGTTGCTTCGGCCAGCGTGGAG GTGGAGGGGCGCACAGTATCATCAATCGGACCTGGCCTTCTCGTACTCGTCGGCATTCACGACTCCGACGTTGACTCTGATGCTGACTATAT ATGTCGTAAGGTGTTGAACATGAGATTGTTCCCTAATGACACAGCTGGAAAATCTTGGGATCGAAAT GTTATGCAAATGAATTATGAAGTTCTTTTAG TTAGTCAGTTTACATTATATGGGATACTCAAAGGAAACAAACCGGATTTTCATCTTGCGATGTCGCCCGGTAGAGCCAAACCTTTTTATAATTCAGTGGTTGAAAGGTTTGGGAAAGCTTACAGAACTGATGCAGTTAAAG ATGGTATATTTGGAGCAATGATGAAG GTTAACCTGGTCAATGATGGTCCAGTTACAATGCATCTTGATTCCTCTCAATCGTCCAA GAATGGTAATAATGAAGCAGCAAGAGCAAGACAGGAGACAAGTTAG